A single genomic interval of Halorubrum aethiopicum harbors:
- the ptsP gene encoding phosphoenolpyruvate--protein phosphotransferase, whose product MTGSRTLTGVGSTPRTGVGTARWYRPESGVTLPERPDPSTVDPDAERERFASARETAREGIRRARDRAAERVGEEEAAVFDAHEAFLDDPGLVDDVEGDIDDGTRAEHAVDDRFADAIERFEGMDGRMAERADDLRDVRDRLLRALLDAPATVDLSALPAGTVLLAERLTPSDTADLDPAAVAGIATVAGGRTSHAAIIARSLSIPAVVGVGDALAAVPEGTEILVDGEAGEVAVEPDGERRSAALAGDEASVVPDPVSTADGRRIEVAANVGSAAELSPASDRGADGIGLFRTEFLFLDRESRPDETEQYEAVVAALEAFPDDRVVVRTLDVGGDKRVPYLDLPDEPNPFLGRRGIRLSLEEHADLFETQLRALLRAAARGGGGDGDRDAGDLAVMFPMVSRVEEVEATLDRVESVAADLASEGVEHAVPALGAMVETPAASYVADALAARLDFLSVGTNDLTQYVMAADRENDAVADHHDPLHPAVLRAIDRTTTGAEGTDAWVGMCGEMAGDPALTELLVGLGLDELSMSAVTVPAVKTRVREIDAAAARDLAAEALACETRAEVRDVLGLDG is encoded by the coding sequence GTGACCGGGTCGCGGACGCTGACCGGGGTCGGGAGCACTCCCCGAACCGGGGTCGGGACCGCGCGGTGGTACCGGCCGGAGTCGGGGGTGACCCTCCCGGAGCGCCCGGACCCCTCGACGGTCGATCCCGATGCCGAGCGCGAGCGGTTCGCGTCCGCGCGCGAGACGGCCCGCGAGGGGATCCGCCGGGCGCGCGACCGGGCGGCCGAGCGCGTCGGCGAGGAGGAGGCGGCCGTCTTCGACGCCCACGAGGCGTTCCTCGACGATCCGGGCCTCGTCGACGACGTCGAGGGCGACATCGACGACGGGACGCGGGCCGAACACGCCGTCGACGACCGCTTCGCCGACGCGATCGAGCGGTTCGAGGGGATGGACGGGCGGATGGCGGAGCGCGCGGACGACCTCAGAGACGTGCGGGACCGCCTGCTGCGCGCGCTGCTCGACGCCCCGGCGACGGTCGACCTCTCCGCGCTCCCGGCGGGCACCGTCCTGCTGGCCGAGCGGCTCACGCCGAGCGACACGGCGGATCTGGACCCCGCGGCGGTCGCGGGGATCGCCACCGTCGCGGGCGGGCGGACCTCCCACGCCGCCATCATCGCGCGCTCGCTGTCGATCCCGGCGGTCGTCGGCGTCGGCGACGCGCTCGCGGCGGTCCCCGAGGGCACCGAGATCCTCGTCGACGGCGAGGCCGGCGAGGTCGCCGTCGAACCCGACGGGGAGCGCCGAAGTGCGGCGCTCGCCGGCGACGAGGCGTCCGTCGTTCCCGACCCCGTCTCGACCGCGGACGGCCGGCGGATCGAGGTCGCCGCCAACGTCGGGAGCGCGGCGGAGCTGTCGCCCGCGAGCGACCGCGGCGCGGACGGGATCGGGCTGTTCCGGACGGAGTTCCTCTTCCTCGACCGCGAGTCGCGGCCGGACGAGACGGAGCAGTACGAGGCGGTCGTCGCCGCGCTCGAGGCCTTTCCCGATGACCGAGTCGTCGTCAGAACGCTCGACGTCGGCGGGGACAAGCGGGTCCCGTACCTCGACCTCCCCGACGAGCCGAACCCGTTCCTGGGACGACGGGGGATCCGGCTGTCGCTGGAGGAACACGCGGACCTCTTCGAGACGCAGCTCCGCGCGCTGTTGCGGGCGGCCGCCCGCGGGGGAGGAGGTGACGGCGACCGCGACGCCGGCGACCTCGCGGTCATGTTCCCGATGGTCTCGCGGGTCGAGGAGGTCGAGGCCACGCTCGACCGGGTCGAGTCGGTGGCCGCCGACCTCGCGAGCGAGGGCGTCGAGCACGCGGTCCCGGCGCTCGGCGCGATGGTCGAGACGCCGGCCGCGTCGTACGTGGCGGACGCGCTCGCCGCCCGGCTCGACTTCCTCAGCGTCGGGACGAACGATCTGACCCAGTACGTGATGGCCGCCGACCGCGAGAACGACGCGGTCGCCGACCACCACGACCCGCTCCACCCCGCGGTGTTGCGGGCGATAGACCGGACGACGACGGGTGCCGAGGGCACGGACGCCTGGGTCGGCATGTGCGGCGAGATGGCCGGGGATCCGGCCCTGACGGAGCTGCTGGTCGGGCTCGGGCTCGACGAACTCAGCATGAGCGCGGTGACCG
- a CDS encoding HPr family phosphocarrier protein, with translation MERIVEVVPAAGLHARPASKLVKTANRFDADVSVGRAADGDDGLVRADSMLAVTGLNVEHGESVRIVAEGSEASAALDAIEALLTSPVEDGEAENGDPNEVDGE, from the coding sequence ATGGAACGGATCGTCGAGGTGGTGCCGGCGGCGGGGTTACACGCGAGACCGGCCTCGAAGCTCGTGAAGACGGCGAACCGGTTCGACGCCGACGTGTCCGTCGGCCGCGCCGCCGACGGCGACGACGGACTGGTCCGCGCCGACAGCATGCTCGCCGTCACCGGACTGAACGTCGAACACGGCGAGTCCGTCCGGATCGTCGCCGAGGGGTCGGAGGCGTCGGCGGCGCTCGACGCGATCGAGGCGCTGTTGACGAGCCCGGTCGAGGACGGGGAAGCGGAGAACGGGGACCCGAACGAGGTGGACGGGGAGTGA
- the solA gene encoding N-methyl-L-tryptophan oxidase, with the protein MSDTRNGNDRYDAIVVGVGGVGSATAYQLAKRGLDVLGIERYDVPHAMGSSHGSTRIIRKAQQEGPEYVPLVERAYERWRELEERTGRDLLTVTGSVHAGAPGTDVVANAREACDAHGIDYEELSASEVNERFPGYDLPAEYEAIFQPEGGYLDCERCVTAHVEAAHAEGATVRARERAIDWTETGDGVRVRTDKGRYEADELVVTAGPWTAELLPSVADDAVPVRALMAWLQPEEPELFSPDRFPVFVLRDEEGGGYGFPVHDVPGFKFGYSGDQREVVDPDRMDREPTAAEEELHRRFAERFFPKGAGPTVALRTCLQSYSGDEDFVLGRVPGYDSVTVGTGFTGHGFKFASATGEVLADFATEGETDIDVSTHSIDRL; encoded by the coding sequence ATGAGCGACACGCGGAACGGAAACGACCGGTACGACGCGATCGTCGTCGGCGTCGGCGGCGTCGGCAGCGCGACGGCCTACCAGCTGGCGAAGCGCGGGCTCGACGTGCTCGGGATCGAGCGGTACGACGTGCCCCACGCGATGGGCTCCTCGCACGGCAGCACCCGGATCATCCGGAAGGCCCAACAGGAGGGGCCGGAGTACGTCCCCCTCGTCGAGCGCGCCTACGAGCGCTGGCGCGAGCTGGAGGAGCGGACCGGCCGCGACCTGCTCACGGTCACCGGGTCGGTCCACGCGGGCGCGCCGGGAACCGACGTGGTCGCGAACGCCCGCGAGGCGTGTGACGCCCACGGCATCGACTACGAGGAGCTCTCGGCGAGCGAGGTGAACGAGCGGTTCCCCGGCTACGACCTCCCGGCGGAATACGAGGCGATCTTCCAGCCCGAGGGCGGCTACCTCGACTGCGAGCGCTGCGTGACCGCCCACGTCGAGGCGGCCCACGCCGAGGGCGCGACGGTCCGCGCCCGCGAGCGCGCCATCGACTGGACGGAGACGGGCGACGGCGTCCGCGTCCGCACGGATAAGGGCCGCTACGAGGCGGACGAGCTCGTCGTGACCGCGGGGCCGTGGACCGCCGAGCTCCTCCCCTCCGTCGCCGACGACGCGGTCCCGGTCCGTGCGCTCATGGCCTGGCTCCAGCCGGAGGAGCCCGAGCTGTTCTCGCCCGACCGGTTCCCCGTCTTCGTGCTCCGCGACGAGGAGGGCGGCGGGTACGGCTTCCCGGTCCACGACGTGCCGGGGTTCAAGTTCGGCTACTCCGGCGACCAGCGGGAGGTCGTCGATCCGGACCGGATGGACCGCGAGCCGACCGCCGCCGAGGAGGAGCTCCACCGCCGGTTCGCGGAGCGGTTCTTCCCGAAGGGAGCCGGTCCCACCGTCGCGTTGCGCACGTGTCTCCAGTCGTACTCGGGCGACGAGGACTTCGTGCTCGGGCGGGTGCCGGGCTACGACTCCGTCACCGTCGGCACCGGCTTCACCGGCCACGGCTTCAAGTTCGCGAGCGCCACCGGCGAGGTCCTCGCCGACTTCGCGACCGAGGGCGAGACCGACATCGACGTCTCGACGCACTCCATCGACCGGCTCTAA
- the yqeC gene encoding selenium cofactor biosynthesis protein YqeC, translating into MNVVDALDAAEGTTCLVGAGGKKTTLYALAARLDRAVLTATVRIPIFDRQVAAVRTAEDPVAELDALREAYRERVEEAPFPLGLVPERERDDRYRGYDPGTVDRLSAAHDGPVLVKADGARTRLFKAPNDREPQVPAGADTVVPVASAHAVGEPLSETVVHRPERVADLVDGVEIGDEITPELVGRVVAHEEGGLKGVPADATAIPLVNMVDDEADEAVARGIAAAIRERADVPRVVLARMREPAVVAVVE; encoded by the coding sequence ATGAACGTCGTCGACGCGCTCGACGCGGCGGAGGGAACCACCTGTCTCGTCGGGGCCGGCGGGAAGAAGACGACGCTGTACGCGCTCGCCGCACGTCTCGACCGGGCGGTGCTCACCGCGACGGTCCGGATACCGATCTTCGACCGACAGGTCGCGGCGGTGCGGACGGCGGAAGACCCCGTGGCCGAACTCGACGCGCTTCGCGAGGCGTACCGCGAACGCGTCGAGGAGGCGCCGTTCCCGCTCGGACTCGTCCCGGAGCGGGAGCGCGACGACCGGTATCGCGGGTACGATCCGGGGACGGTCGACCGGCTCTCGGCGGCCCACGACGGACCCGTGCTGGTGAAAGCCGACGGTGCGCGGACGCGGCTGTTCAAGGCTCCGAACGACCGCGAGCCGCAGGTTCCCGCGGGGGCCGACACCGTCGTCCCGGTGGCGAGCGCCCACGCGGTGGGTGAGCCGCTCTCGGAGACGGTCGTCCACCGCCCCGAGCGCGTCGCCGACCTCGTCGACGGGGTCGAGATCGGCGACGAGATCACTCCGGAGCTGGTCGGCCGCGTCGTGGCCCACGAGGAGGGCGGACTGAAGGGCGTTCCCGCGGACGCGACCGCGATCCCGCTCGTCAACATGGTCGACGACGAGGCGGACGAGGCGGTCGCCCGCGGGATCGCGGCGGCGATCCGCGAGCGCGCCGACGTGCCCCGCGTCGTCCTCGCGCGAATGCGGGAGCCGGCGGTCGTCGCGGTCGTGGAGTAG
- a CDS encoding aldehyde ferredoxin oxidoreductase family protein, with translation MAPSERILRVDLSTRRVDSEPVPEEWLATYVGGKGLGARYLYAAGGGIDPESPANPLAFMTGPLTGYTPGEQRYAAITKSPLTGAFLDSYGGGTFPARLAGSLGPHLGAIVTGAADEPVVLSLSDGEATVEPAGDLWGLDAVETDDRFPDAAVACIGPAGENAVRYATIASDGGDHHAGRGGAGAVMGSKRLKAVVARDPPPEPSGRLAALKAREEAAFADSDAGRWLAAGDTLETVDFANEAGVLPTRGWQESRFDGAEGIGVERAAERATGRERENDPVPGGFRIPEVDDEPANDAMRDDEPADGEPANDARSASDDEPDGDSVPRGATPIVLGAGLGIDDFDAVAALGGVCDRLGMDVISAGNAVAWAVRAGDEGLIDREVAFGDEAAARSTIEEIAGRETPLGDALADGVAAAASRLGGEDLIPTVKGMELSSYDPRGAASMALAYATSDRGACHRRARPVEVDAMAPRSRDPDEVAAAVAAEQDRRAALWCLIGDDFLEDVFDPAVAAEWLAARGYDHEPADLDGLGERVWTLTRLYNVREGFDREDDALPPAIAGARGDAGSDEGGGESGGGDGDDPADAATPDTLDTDALDPGAFEDLLDRYYAVREWDEDGLPTATLLDRLGLAHLADGTTADETTADEKTANETTDVATTGGDDGH, from the coding sequence ATGGCCCCATCGGAGCGGATCCTCCGCGTCGACCTCTCGACCCGCCGGGTCGACAGCGAGCCGGTCCCCGAGGAGTGGCTCGCGACGTACGTCGGCGGGAAGGGGCTCGGCGCTCGCTACCTCTACGCGGCCGGCGGCGGGATCGACCCGGAGTCGCCCGCGAACCCCCTCGCGTTCATGACCGGGCCGCTGACCGGCTACACCCCCGGCGAGCAGCGGTACGCGGCGATCACGAAGTCGCCGCTCACGGGCGCGTTCCTCGACTCCTACGGCGGCGGGACCTTCCCGGCTCGACTCGCCGGCTCGCTCGGCCCGCACCTCGGCGCCATCGTCACCGGCGCGGCCGACGAGCCGGTCGTCCTCTCGCTTTCGGACGGGGAGGCGACCGTCGAGCCCGCGGGCGACCTGTGGGGGCTCGACGCCGTGGAGACGGACGACCGGTTTCCCGACGCGGCCGTCGCCTGTATCGGTCCGGCGGGCGAGAACGCGGTGCGGTACGCGACGATCGCCTCCGACGGCGGTGACCACCACGCCGGCCGGGGCGGCGCGGGCGCGGTGATGGGCTCGAAGCGGCTGAAGGCGGTCGTCGCCCGTGACCCGCCGCCGGAGCCGTCCGGGCGGCTCGCGGCCCTCAAGGCGCGCGAGGAGGCGGCGTTCGCCGACAGCGACGCGGGACGCTGGCTGGCTGCGGGTGACACCCTGGAGACGGTCGACTTCGCGAACGAGGCGGGCGTGCTCCCGACCCGCGGCTGGCAGGAGTCCCGGTTCGACGGCGCGGAGGGGATCGGCGTCGAGCGCGCCGCCGAGCGCGCGACGGGTCGCGAGCGCGAGAACGACCCGGTCCCCGGCGGGTTCCGGATCCCCGAGGTCGACGACGAGCCGGCGAACGACGCGATGAGGGACGACGAACCGGCGGACGGCGAGCCCGCGAACGACGCGAGGAGCGCGTCGGACGACGAACCCGACGGCGACAGCGTCCCGCGCGGCGCGACGCCGATCGTCCTCGGGGCGGGCCTCGGCATCGACGACTTCGACGCGGTCGCGGCGCTGGGCGGGGTCTGTGACCGCCTCGGGATGGACGTCATCTCCGCGGGCAACGCGGTCGCCTGGGCGGTCCGCGCCGGCGACGAGGGGCTGATCGACCGCGAGGTCGCCTTCGGCGACGAGGCGGCCGCCCGGTCGACGATCGAGGAGATTGCGGGCCGGGAGACGCCGCTCGGGGACGCGCTCGCCGACGGCGTCGCGGCCGCCGCGTCGCGGCTCGGGGGCGAGGACCTGATCCCGACGGTGAAGGGGATGGAGCTCTCCTCGTACGACCCCCGCGGGGCGGCGTCGATGGCGCTGGCGTACGCCACGAGCGACCGCGGCGCGTGTCACCGACGGGCCCGACCGGTGGAGGTGGACGCGATGGCACCGCGCTCGCGCGACCCGGACGAGGTCGCCGCCGCGGTCGCGGCCGAGCAGGACCGCCGGGCCGCGCTGTGGTGTCTCATCGGCGACGACTTCCTCGAGGACGTGTTCGACCCCGCGGTCGCCGCCGAGTGGCTCGCCGCCCGCGGGTACGACCACGAGCCCGCGGACCTGGACGGCCTCGGCGAGCGGGTGTGGACGCTCACGCGACTGTACAACGTCCGCGAGGGGTTCGACCGCGAGGACGACGCCCTGCCGCCGGCGATCGCGGGGGCGAGAGGCGACGCGGGGAGCGACGAGGGCGGAGGTGAAAGCGGCGGAGGCGACGGAGACGACCCGGCCGACGCGGCGACCCCCGACACGCTCGACACCGACGCGCTCGACCCCGGCGCGTTCGAGGACCTCCTCGACCGCTACTACGCGGTCCGCGAGTGGGACGAGGACGGGCTGCCGACCGCCACCCTCCTCGACCGGCTCGGGCTCGCCCACCTCGCCGACGGGACGACGGCGGACGAGACGACGGCGGACGAGAAGACGGCGAATGAGACGACGGACGTAGCGACGACCGGCGGGGACGACGGTCACTGA
- a CDS encoding redox-regulated ATPase YchF — protein sequence MSYRIGLVGKPSVGKSTFFNAATMNDVPEGAYPFTTIDPSVGEAYVRVECAAPEFDETCTPSVGVCRDGTRFVPIELVDVAGLVPGAHEGRGLGNQFLTDLNETDALVHVVDFSGTTDIEGERTEGHDPREDIDFLEEELDAWYLDVLSKGLEKYATRYQGSEAAIEEELAEQMSAFGITKDEMKQVILAEELELDPETWDAEDRESLAREIRKRTKPMVVAANKTDTPEARENWAEITDDPDYDHLSFVPVSAHAEKALKNADEAGVVDYTAGDDDFEVVGDVSDEQAAGLEAIRDHVSEYGGTGVQAALEAAVFDVLGCIAVFPGSANGSSDEKGVFRDCFLLPEGATTEDFAYHIHSDIGEGLLHGTDCRSGRQVGADHELSHRDVIELISTKQAAP from the coding sequence ATGAGTTACCGGATCGGCCTCGTCGGTAAGCCCTCGGTGGGCAAATCGACGTTCTTCAACGCGGCGACGATGAACGACGTGCCCGAGGGAGCCTATCCCTTCACGACGATCGATCCGAGCGTGGGCGAGGCCTACGTCCGCGTCGAGTGTGCGGCCCCGGAGTTCGACGAGACGTGTACCCCGAGCGTCGGGGTCTGTCGCGACGGCACGCGGTTCGTCCCGATCGAACTCGTCGACGTGGCCGGGCTGGTCCCCGGCGCACACGAGGGGCGCGGGCTCGGCAACCAGTTCCTCACCGACCTCAACGAGACGGACGCGCTGGTCCACGTCGTCGACTTCTCGGGAACGACGGACATCGAGGGCGAGCGGACCGAGGGCCACGACCCCCGCGAGGACATCGACTTCCTCGAGGAGGAGCTCGACGCCTGGTACCTCGACGTGCTCTCGAAGGGCCTCGAGAAGTACGCGACGCGCTATCAGGGCTCCGAGGCCGCCATCGAGGAGGAGCTTGCGGAACAGATGTCCGCGTTCGGGATCACGAAGGACGAGATGAAGCAGGTCATCCTCGCAGAGGAGCTCGAGCTCGACCCCGAGACGTGGGACGCGGAGGACCGCGAGTCCCTCGCTCGCGAGATCAGAAAGCGCACCAAGCCGATGGTCGTCGCGGCCAACAAGACCGACACGCCCGAAGCCAGGGAGAACTGGGCGGAGATAACCGACGACCCCGACTACGACCACCTCTCGTTCGTCCCCGTGAGCGCCCACGCCGAGAAGGCGCTCAAGAACGCGGACGAGGCGGGCGTCGTCGACTACACCGCCGGCGACGACGACTTCGAGGTCGTCGGCGACGTCTCCGACGAGCAGGCCGCGGGCCTCGAGGCGATCCGCGACCACGTGAGCGAGTACGGCGGCACCGGGGTCCAGGCGGCGCTGGAGGCCGCCGTCTTCGACGTGCTCGGCTGTATCGCGGTGTTTCCGGGCTCCGCGAACGGGTCGAGCGACGAGAAGGGCGTCTTCCGCGACTGCTTCCTCCTGCCCGAGGGCGCGACGACGGAGGACTTCGCGTACCACATCCACTCCGACATCGGCGAGGGGCTGCTCCACGGCACCGACTGCCGGAGCGGCCGACAGGTCGGGGCCGACCACGAGCTCTCCCACCGCGACGTGATCGAGTTGATCTCGACGAAGCAGGCCGCGCCCTAG
- a CDS encoding amidohydrolase family protein, translated as MYALVGGTVHTATERGTIEGTVVIDHGEIVAVGDVEPPEEATVLDVEGLHVTPGLVDAHSHAGVAEWGEPEDRDYNEGTDAVTPHVTALDGFHPRDEELKHAFQNGVTSVSARMGSGNVIGGIICSMKTHGLTADDMLIREDGMKAAMGENPKRFHGEEQGRQPSTRPGVAATLRSALMEAEDYVDRREHARNEGEPFERDLGMENLSRVLTEGLPLRVHAHRADDIMTVFRIAEEFGIENLSIEHATEGHLIAEEFAKRDVPAVVGPSLYSGAKYELRNITFETPGILHEAGVKVAIQTDAPVLPQQHLDVCVGLAVREGFPEEEALEAVTRYPAEILGIDDRVGTLEVGTDADVAVWDGVFHENGTRTRHVFVDGEHVFDRERDSVDPREEYDW; from the coding sequence ATGTACGCGCTCGTCGGCGGCACCGTCCACACGGCAACGGAGCGGGGAACGATCGAGGGAACCGTCGTCATCGACCACGGGGAGATCGTCGCCGTCGGTGACGTCGAACCGCCCGAGGAGGCGACCGTCCTCGACGTCGAGGGGCTCCACGTCACGCCGGGGCTCGTCGACGCCCACAGCCACGCCGGGGTGGCCGAGTGGGGCGAGCCCGAGGACCGCGACTACAACGAGGGGACCGACGCGGTCACCCCGCACGTCACCGCGCTCGACGGCTTTCACCCCCGCGACGAGGAGCTGAAACACGCGTTCCAGAACGGCGTGACCTCCGTCTCGGCGCGGATGGGCTCCGGCAACGTGATCGGCGGGATCATCTGCTCGATGAAGACGCACGGGCTGACCGCCGACGACATGCTGATCCGCGAGGACGGGATGAAGGCCGCGATGGGCGAGAACCCCAAGCGCTTCCACGGCGAGGAGCAGGGCCGTCAGCCGTCGACGCGTCCCGGCGTGGCGGCCACCCTCCGCTCGGCGCTGATGGAGGCGGAGGACTACGTCGACCGGCGCGAGCACGCCCGCAACGAGGGCGAGCCGTTCGAGCGCGACCTCGGCATGGAGAACCTCTCGCGCGTGCTCACCGAGGGGCTTCCGCTCCGGGTCCACGCCCACCGCGCAGACGACATCATGACGGTGTTCCGGATCGCGGAGGAGTTCGGGATCGAGAATCTCTCCATCGAGCACGCGACCGAGGGGCACCTGATCGCGGAGGAGTTCGCGAAGCGGGACGTGCCCGCGGTCGTCGGCCCGTCGCTGTACTCCGGCGCGAAGTACGAACTGCGCAACATCACCTTCGAGACGCCGGGTATCCTCCACGAGGCCGGCGTGAAGGTCGCGATCCAGACCGACGCGCCCGTGTTGCCCCAACAGCACCTCGACGTCTGCGTCGGGCTCGCGGTCCGCGAGGGGTTCCCCGAGGAGGAGGCGCTGGAGGCGGTCACGCGCTACCCCGCCGAGATCCTCGGGATCGACGACCGCGTCGGCACCCTGGAGGTCGGCACCGACGCCGACGTGGCGGTCTGGGACGGCGTCTTCCACGAGAACGGGACCCGCACGCGACACGTCTTCGTCGACGGCGAGCACGTCTTCGACCGCGAGCGCGACTCGGTCGACCCCCGCGAGGAGTACGACTGGTAG
- a CDS encoding halocyanin domain-containing protein, whose product MVERSRRALVGSCSAASIALLAGCAGLTGGSGGGGSDAEPVDRTGQGTVEVAVGAGNGLSFDPSNVRIDPGTTVVWEWTGEGGGHNVVHVDGVFESELTNEAGHTFEHTFEEPGIHEYVCTPHQTQGMRGVVRVVE is encoded by the coding sequence ATGGTCGAACGCAGTCGTCGTGCGCTCGTCGGGTCCTGTAGTGCCGCCTCGATCGCCCTCCTCGCCGGCTGTGCCGGGCTGACCGGCGGATCGGGCGGGGGCGGAAGCGACGCGGAGCCGGTCGACCGGACCGGTCAGGGGACGGTCGAGGTCGCCGTCGGGGCCGGAAACGGGCTCTCCTTCGATCCGTCGAACGTCCGGATCGACCCCGGCACGACCGTGGTCTGGGAGTGGACCGGCGAGGGCGGCGGGCACAACGTCGTCCACGTCGACGGCGTGTTCGAGTCCGAGTTGACCAACGAGGCCGGCCACACCTTCGAGCACACGTTCGAGGAGCCGGGAATCCACGAGTACGTCTGTACGCCACACCAGACGCAGGGGATGCGCGGGGTCGTCAGGGTCGTGGAGTGA
- a CDS encoding DUF5799 family protein, whose product MSEWTDAIVGERMTVDNEFNDRVMASRFSSQEWGLIMTAAEFEIEDSEDPEAARIVADTSNLPAIMPELENVRSQVAAMGGRGGPGDAGGGAGGSGSGGGGGGILDSIKGALGLGGSGGGGGTSDEELEAAERLLEEYAEELQAHLESVGKWEQVRVAYQE is encoded by the coding sequence ATGAGCGAATGGACCGACGCGATCGTCGGCGAGCGGATGACCGTCGACAACGAGTTCAACGACCGCGTGATGGCCTCGCGGTTCTCCAGTCAGGAGTGGGGACTGATCATGACCGCGGCGGAGTTCGAGATCGAGGACTCCGAGGACCCCGAGGCGGCGCGGATCGTCGCCGACACCTCGAACCTGCCCGCGATCATGCCCGAACTGGAGAACGTCCGGTCGCAGGTCGCCGCGATGGGCGGCAGGGGCGGTCCCGGCGACGCGGGAGGCGGGGCCGGCGGATCCGGAAGCGGCGGCGGAGGCGGCGGGATCCTCGACTCGATCAAGGGCGCGCTCGGCCTCGGCGGAAGCGGCGGCGGCGGCGGCACGAGCGACGAGGAGCTGGAGGCGGCGGAACGGCTCCTCGAGGAGTACGCCGAGGAGCTTCAAGCGCACCTCGAGAGCGTCGGCAAGTGGGAGCAGGTGCGGGTCGCCTACCAGGAGTGA
- a CDS encoding alpha/beta hydrolase: MTEIPLEHVHVAPDHDAGSAPAVFVLHGRGADEEDLLPVAESLPDDLHVISLRAPDPLQGGYTWYELDLSGGGLHESQPHAADFRRSLDLIDESVAAATEVYDLDADRIGLLGFSQGAITSLSLLLENPDTYDWVVGLHGYLPDSHADLAPDGIEGKPVFVGAGTGDRVIPDSRSEAAADRLAELGADVTYETYATGHGIGREELADVVAFVEARLA; the protein is encoded by the coding sequence ATGACGGAGATCCCGCTCGAACACGTTCACGTCGCTCCCGACCACGACGCCGGTTCCGCTCCGGCGGTCTTCGTGCTCCACGGCCGCGGTGCCGACGAGGAGGACCTCCTGCCCGTCGCGGAGTCGCTTCCCGACGACCTCCACGTGATCAGCCTCCGCGCGCCCGACCCGCTACAGGGCGGCTACACGTGGTACGAGCTCGACCTCTCCGGCGGCGGGCTCCACGAGAGCCAGCCGCACGCCGCGGACTTCCGGCGGAGCCTCGATCTGATCGACGAGAGCGTCGCGGCCGCGACCGAGGTCTACGACCTCGACGCCGACCGGATCGGGCTGCTCGGGTTCAGCCAGGGCGCGATCACGAGCCTCTCGCTCCTCCTCGAGAACCCCGACACCTACGACTGGGTCGTCGGGCTCCACGGCTACCTCCCCGACTCACACGCGGATCTGGCCCCCGACGGGATCGAGGGGAAACCCGTCTTCGTCGGTGCCGGCACGGGCGACCGGGTGATCCCGGACTCGCGGAGCGAGGCGGCCGCCGATCGGCTCGCGGAGCTCGGCGCGGACGTGACCTACGAGACGTACGCCACCGGTCACGGGATCGGCCGGGAGGAGCTCGCCGACGTGGTGGCGTTCGTCGAGGCGCGGCTCGCGTGA
- a CDS encoding zinc ribbon domain-containing protein gives MSEIRRRRPWLAVLLALLISGLGHAYLRRWARAFGWYAVITATLVFLVPDAAVDQLLARETPPVADVAPGLLAVLASVVDAYVLAVRNNRRYDRQRGAGGATTGATGTGETGTGTVERTGGDGNAADGSAGAAGRENEGRARRTGSDAGAKPPGAVPSTIECPHCGRDTDADLDFCHWCTEPLDAAGGPAE, from the coding sequence ATGAGCGAGATCCGTCGACGGCGACCGTGGCTCGCCGTGCTGTTAGCGCTGTTGATATCCGGGCTCGGCCACGCGTACCTCCGACGGTGGGCCCGCGCGTTCGGCTGGTACGCCGTGATCACGGCGACGCTCGTGTTCCTCGTGCCGGACGCGGCCGTCGACCAGCTGCTGGCCCGCGAGACGCCGCCGGTCGCCGACGTCGCACCCGGCCTGCTCGCGGTGCTCGCCAGCGTCGTCGACGCCTACGTCCTCGCGGTCCGGAACAACCGGCGCTACGACCGACAACGGGGAGCCGGCGGCGCGACCACGGGCGCGACGGGTACCGGGGAGACGGGAACCGGCACGGTCGAGCGGACCGGGGGTGACGGCAACGCGGCCGACGGGTCCGCCGGGGCCGCGGGTCGCGAAAACGAGGGGAGGGCGAGGCGAACCGGTTCCGACGCCGGGGCGAAGCCGCCGGGGGCGGTCCCGTCGACGATCGAGTGTCCCCACTGCGGCCGCGACACCGACGCGGACCTCGATTTCTGTCACTGGTGTACCGAGCCGCTCGACGCCGCGGGCGGACCTGCCGAGTGA